The genomic segment AGAAGTGTAGGCCGAGGACCGACGACCGAGGGCCGACGGCCGGGCACACGTCCGCCCCGGAACAACACGCAGGGTGGAATGGTGCGCTAGCGGCTGCCCAGGGCCTTGTCCAGCAACTCGTTGGCCACGGTGGCGGCGGACTTGGGCTCGCCGATGATCCACTTGACCTTGCCCGCCTTGATCTCTTCCTGGGCGATGCGGCAAGGCTTGCGCGAAGCGGTGGCGACCAGGGG from the Terriglobales bacterium genome contains:
- the rpoZ gene encoding DNA-directed RNA polymerase subunit omega encodes the protein MEGFDSNYRYILVAARRARQLQGGAPPLVATASRKPCRIAQEEIKAGKVKWIIGEPKSAATVANELLDKALGSR